AAggtaaattgtagaaatagggcGGGTTTAGCAATAATTGTGACTTTGCCGCTCTGGTAACTAGTAACAACCGATCACCACCGCAACCCACTTCCCGACCATTACAGAACATTGCTCTACTCCACAGTTATGTCTGGGCTCCTCAGAACTATTTCAACCTGCACTGCTCTGGCACTGCGGGGACCCACGATCACCCAGAGGGCCAGTGTCTTCACCAGACCGGCTAAAGACCCTCTCGGCCCTTCCGTAAGTAGTTAACTTTACCTGTGGTCGTGAAACAGGCAAGAAGCTCGTAGCTGTTGAGGCATAAGCCATGTTGGGCCTGCTAGTTAAAGTTAGCTTAAGTTGTTTAGCTATGACTTTGGTTAGTGtcatagctagccagctaattccGCTGTGGTAGCGATGACACAGTGTTGcatatattttattttagctAAACATCAATTGAACATTTTAGAGTTGAACTGGAAGGTCACATTAGACAGTTAACTGTAGGTCAGTTCATGACAGGCTGGGCAGGGATGCATAGCTACTATGGCaaactaacgttaactagctgacacattttttatttaacctttatttaactaggcaagtcagttaataacaaattcttatttacaattacggcctaaCCCGGAGgacactggaccaattgtgcaccgccctatgttactcccaatcacgaccggttgtgatacagcatggaatcgaaccagggtctgtagtgacgcatccAGCACTgaaagcagtgccttagacagctgcgccactcgcgGCCCCAGATCGCGGGATGTCGGACCTATTCCTGTTTTGTTTCTTCCTTTTAAAAATACATCTAATTTAGCAACTTTCCTATCAATGTAAAACTTTCTTTCGTTTTATGATAATAATTTGCAAACTTTTGGACCTTCCGGTTGGATTCTCGCCAACATTGAGGACTACAAGAAGAAAGATTAACCTAACATGAACTCATGTTAATGGATGTTCTGTACATTCTCTACTTATTCAAGACCCTCCTGGgaccatcattacttcaagaaaTCTGTGGAACAAATCCCCAACCTCCATGTACTACCTCTCCATCTCCAATTTACTCTCCTCACTCCTAGTTTACTCTTCAGCCCTTTGAGGAACCGTCTGCAAATAGAATGGCTGCACAACATTTCAATAATTGTGAATTTTAATTGAACAAGCAGTATGTTACAATAATAAAACATAATTCAACTTTAAATATTCTAGTCTCAAATGTGCCTGTTTGTCAAGTGCCTCTCACTGATGCCAACACCACTCACTAAATAGCCTGGAGAAAAATAAGCTATAAACTGTCTATTTGATTTACTAAGTGTACTTTTGAAGTTActataaatcatttcacattcctgTAAAGAATGTTATTTTTGGGTTACCTTATGATGTGGTAAGAAAGTAGTCTGGGTACTGGtctttttagctaacattccaccctTTGCTACTCCTGCAAATTAcctagtggaatgttagctaaaaagaGCAGTACCCATTCTAGTAAGAATGTACTTCAGCACTGATCTTCAAATGGGTGTATTTCATTCTAGTATCCACTTTTTTTCTTTCTATAGGCTTCAAATTTATTGAAGCCCCTTGCTTCCAAAGTGCGTCTAATGGTGATGTAAATTATGATTTCATTACAAAATGATCAACAGCACCACCTGTTGGCCAATAGCTGCTATTACAAGAACACGCTGCAATTGAAATGACCATTTCTCTCAATTGCTAAAACACTAAAACCCATTGGCTGACCAAAGTTCTCAGTTGCCTGGACTCATTTAGCTAATTATGCAGTCTGTTGTCAATACCTTAAACCATTTCACATGGTAAAACACAATTTGCAGATCTCACTTAGACTTTTCAGCAAAACTCTAAACACATTCTCATTCTCAAAACACATTCTGCACTCTAATGCACATGTCATCCATACTGGTAAACACAAGTGGCAACAATCAAATACAAATAGAGAACACATGTCATTGATTGAACACAACCACTCAAAATTGATttaacctgtttcaaatgatgcgACACAACCAATTTAAGCCAGTTAAGAGAGcaaacaggttgttgaaggtgggAAGGAGAAAGTCTGAGAATGGATAGAAGAAACAATGTGAGAGGACGAGGACGAGTGAGCATGCGAGGTGggcgacgaggaggaggagggcaagaaagaggaagaggaggacaaagaggaagaggaagacaaagAGTGGAAATATCTGATGAAATTCCAGCAACAGTTATAGACCATGTTCTTGTCCATGGACTGACAATGAGGGAAACAGGACTTAGAGTGCAACCCATTTTGAGATGATTTTCTGTGTCCACCAtagtaaggacattcagagaagagaacatgtacagtatactactgtattTTTGTAATTGCAAATTTACTGTACTACACTATATGCAGCTGTTTCAATAGACATTTGTAAAGTTAATCACTATGTATTGTACTGCATGAATATGTTTTGTAACTGCACAACTACTTTCTGTAGAATTGCAAAGCTGCCACATGCAGGTGGAAGGACATCTATATTCACTCGGGAGCAAGAGGCCGTTATAGTTGGCATGGTCCTTCAAGATAATGCAATACGACTCAGAGAAATCCAGGAACGAGTGATAAAACGCAACACACACTTCCAGGGAATCGACAGTGAGCATTTCCACAATTGACCGTGTCCTCCATCGTAAACAGGACGTGAATGAAACAAGTATACAGAGTACCTTTTGAGCGCAACTCACCAAGGGTGAAAGAACTGCGAGCTCAGTATGTGCAAGGGAGTGTACATTCAGAAACATTTACTGTAATCCAGATTGTCTAAAGTACTAACACATACTACTGTATGTGAATGACATTACCCTTCAGCACATACAATGTATGTGAATCAGAAGCCTGATTGTACTCTACAGTATAGCACTGTCTCTGTACGACTTACAAaatcctacatacagtatattgtatttctACACAGACAATATTTGACTTGGAATCCTTGGACAGACCCCATGAGTTCATCTTTGTCGATGAAGCAGGCGTCAATCTaacaaagaggagaaggagaggccgaAACATGATTGGACAGCGGGCCATTGTTGAAGTCCCTGGTCAACGAGCTGGCAATGTCACAATCTGTCCTGCTATCAGCAACCATGTTCaccgtgttctacatcaccatgttacaCTCGGGCCATATAACACCCAGCACCTTCTAAGATTTATTGCCAATCTAAGAGATATTTTATTTGAGCAGCAGGTTCAAGAGCAGCAGGGTCAAGAGCTAAATGAGAATCCCATTCCCACCTATGTGATAGTGTGGGACAATGTCAGTTTCCACCGAGCTGCTCAGGTAAGGGAATGGTTTAACATCAATGGGCAGTTTATGAACTTGTACCTCCCTCCATACTCACCTTTCCTGAATCCGATTGAGTTTTTCTCCTCTTGGAGATGAAAAGTGTATGATAGACAACCCTACACCAGAGTAAATCTGCTGCAAGCCATGGATTTAGCCTGTGGTGATATAGGTGAGGAATCATGTCAGGGCTGGATACGGCACACAAGAGGCTTCTTCCCCCGTTGCCTCAGGAGGGACAatattgcttgtgatgttgacgaagtgctctggcctgacccagcccaaagacaagaagaagtgctctggcctgacccagcccaaagacaagaagaagtgctctggcctgacccagcccaaagacaagaagaagtgctctggcctgacccagcccaaagacaagaagaagtgctctggcctgacccagcccaaagacaagaagaagtgctctggcctgacccagcccaaagacaagaagaagtgctctggcctgacccagcccaaagacaagaagaagtgctctggcctgacccagcccaaagacaagaagaagtgctctggcctgacccagcccaaagacaagaagaagtgctctggcctgacccagcccaaagacaagaagaagtgctctggcctgacccagcccaaagacaagaagaagtgctctggcctgacccagcccaaagacaagaagaagtgctctggcctgacccagcccaaagacaagaagaagtgctctggcctgacccaacccaaagacaagaagaagtgctctggcctgacccagcccaaagacaagaagaagtgctctggcctgacccagcccaaagacaagaagaagtgctctggcctgacccagcccaaagacaagaagaagtgctctggcctgacccaacccaaagacaagaagaagtgctctggcctgacccagcccaaagacaagaagaagtgctctggcctgacccagcccaaagacaagaagaagtgctctggcctgacccagcccaaagacaagaagaagtgctctggcctgacccagcccaaagacaagaagaagtgctctggcctgacccagcccaaagacaagaagaagtgctctggcctgacccagcccaaagacaagaagaagtgctctggcctgacccagcccaaagacaagaagaagtgctctggcctgacccagcccaaagacaagaagaagtgctctggcctgacccagcccaaagacaagaagaagtgctctggcctgacccagcccaaagacaagaagaagtgctctggcctgacccagcccaaagacaagaagaagtgctctggcctgacccagcccaaagacaagaagaagtgctctggcctgacccagcccaaagacaagaagaagtgctctggcctgacccagcccaaagacaagaagaagtgctctggcctgacccagcccaaagacaagaagaagtgctctggcctgacccagcccaaagacaagaagaagtgctctggcctgacccagcccaaagacaagaagaagtgctctggcctgacccagcccaaagacaagaagaagtgctctggcctgacccagcccaaagacaagaagaagtgctctggcctgacccagcccaaagacaagaagaagtgctctggcctgacccagcccaaagacaagaagaagtgctctggcctgacccagcccaaagacaagaagaagtgctctagcctgacccagcccaaagacaagaagaagtgctctggcctgacccagcccaaagacaagaagaagtgctctggcctgacccagcccaaagacaagaagaagtgctctggcctgacccagcccaaagacaagaagaagtgctctggcctgacccagcccaaagacaagaagaagtgctctggcctgacccagcccaaagacaagaagaagtgctctggcctgacccagcccaaagacaagaagaagtgctctggcctgacccagcccaaagacaagaagaagtgctctggcctgacccagcccaaagacaagaagaagtgctctggcctgacccagcccaaagacaagaagaagtgctctggcctgacccagcccaaagacaagaagaagtgctctggcctgacccagcccaaagacaagaagaagtgctctggcctgacccagcccaaagacaagaagaagtgctctggcctgacccagcccaaagacaagaagaagcacattgatCACATGTTTACTCCTTTGATTTTTGTCCCTTTTAgtattgtatactgtagtacagtgcattgtaggctgtatactgtagtacagtgcattgtaggctgtatactgtagtacagtgcattgtaggctgtatactgtagtacagtgcattgtaggctgtatactgtagtacagtgcattgtaggctgtatactgtagtacagtgcattgtaggctgtatactgtagtacagtgcattgtaggctgtatactgtagtacagtgcattgtaggctgtatactgtagtacagtgcattgtaggctgtatactgtagtacagtgcattgtaggctgtatactgtagtacagtgcattgtaggctgtatactgtagtacagtgcattgtaggctgtatactgtagtacagtgcattgtaggctgtatactgtagtacagtgcattgtaggctgtatactgtagtacagtgtattgtaggctgtatactgtagtacagtgcattgtaggctgtatactgtagtacagtgcattgtaggctgtatactgtagtacagtgcattgtaggctgtatactgtagtacagtgtattgtaggctgtatactgtagtacagtgcattgtaggctgtatactgtagtacagagtattgtaggctgtatactgtagtacagtgcattgtaggctgtatactgtagtacagtgtattgtaggctgtatactgtagtacagtgcattgtaggctgtatactgtagtacagtgcattgtaggctgtatactgtagtacagtgcattgtaggctgtatactgtagtacagtgcattgtaggctgtatactgtagtacagtgcattgtaggctgtatactgtagtacagtgcattgtaggctgtatactgtagtacagtgcattgtaggctgtatactgtagtacagtgcattgtaggctgtatactgtagtacagtgtattgtaggctgtatactgtagtacagtgcattgtaggctgtatactgtagtacagtgcattgtaggctgtatactgtagtacagtgtattgtaggctgtatactgtagtacagtgcattgtaggctgtatactgtagtacagtgcattgtaggctgtatactgtagtacagtgcattgtaggctgtatactgtagtacagtgcattgtaggctgtatactgtagtacagtgcattgtaggctgtatactgtagtacagtgtattgtaggctgtatactgtagtacagtgcattgtaggctgtatactgtagtgcagtgcattgtaggctgtatactgtagtacagtgcattgtaggctgtatactgtagtacagtgcattgtaggctgtatactgtagtacagtgcattgtaggctgtataatgtagtacagtgcattgtaggctgtatactgtagtacagtgcattgtaggctgtatactgtagtacagagtattgtaggctgtatactgtagtacagtgcattgtaggctgtatactgtagtacagtgtattgtaggctgtatactgtagtacagtgcattgtaggctgtatactgtagtacagtgcattgtaggctgtatactgtagtacagtgcattgtaggctgtatactgtagtacagtgcattgtaggctgtatactgtagtacagtgcattgtaggctgtatactgtagtacagtgcattgtaggctgtatactgtagtacagtgcattgtaggctgtatactgtagtacagtgcattgtaggctgtatactgtagtacagtgcattgtaggctgtatactgtagtacagtgcattgtaggctgtatactgtagtacagtgcattgtaggctgtatagtGTACAATGAACAAATTGTATGGCCCTGAACATTGTGCTTTCCATGTATTAACAGTACTGACTGCTCAATAGATTTTGACTGGTTGCAGGTTCATATCAACAAAGAACAAGAATTACAGTAGGGGtacaaggaggaggaagaacaaaAAACCTAATTGCAAAGAGCAAAGCAGAGTAgtaatttctgatcaattttgagATACTATGATAGAACATGTTTTCCTTCATCAAAAGACAATGACAATATGATTTTTTTCAGATGAAAAATGTACTTCTCCCTGAGAATTGTATGTTTTGAACAATGTGTTTTCAATTTTTCAGTGTATTGTTTACTGACTGCTTGAGTGTATATCATTTTGATCACTTTGTTTATGATTTCAGAGCAGTGTTTGATTTTGAACACAGGTAAAACTGTTTTGAGGCGAATGTTTCATTTTGCGAGAGGAGTCAGAGGTTATGTAAATAGTGCTTGAAGATGAGGTTTTGTGTTGAATGTTTTCAGGAAATGGAGCAAGGTTTCAGAAATTGTGTTTTAGCAATGGAGAAAAACGGTAACACTATTActtttattaaactaggcaagtcagttaacacattcttattttcaatgacagcctagaaacagtgggtaaactgccttgttcaggggcagaacaacagatttttaccttgtcagctcagggattcaatcttgcaacctttcggttactagtccaatgctctaaccactaggctacctttcaCTACAGTGCATtacttttttttacacctttatggCTGCCTACACAAGTAGcgcaattctgatattttgcccaattattgaGCCTATGTGCTAAGTCCCTTATGGAGTTTTGGAGGTTTTAATTTGGCTCCATTTCATTTACTAGTGTACCTTTTTAAACAAATCTTGAGTCTGCATTTGAAAGTTTGAGTGTCTACAGAGTTGTTCTTCTGTTACCCTCTTCTGTTACCCTCTTCTGTTACCCCTTATTTATTGAATATGTCCATCTTGTTTTTTTTTATCGCCATCAGGTTAAAACAGACAGGAGTCCAATGTTTATTGTGTTAACAATAGTTTAATATAGTTTATGAAGTAATTACTTTCAATGATCATAGTGGAGTAGGAAGTGGAAAATGCTTTGATGCATTACTATTAACTCAAATTAGGGCATCAAAGAAACTTGTCAGTGCTGCATCGTTGCCCGGCTCTGCTTTGTCACAGAAAGAAGGAGGGTTGAAAACTTCAGGGTCCTCAACTCCGAGCACCATGTCAAAGAAACTCAGACTGGAGATGAAACAGACAGTAACATAAAAGCCCCCGTCCGTCTAAAAGCATTCAGACATGGGCTCTTTCTCAATGCAGTGTTTCTCAAACAAGACCATAGTCCCTTCATCAGATACTCTATATGACTGTTTCATGATTTACGACTGCAATAACAAAACTGACTAAAATTGGGATTGTGTACCACTTACCTTAGAAGGGTTTGACGCTCAGTGTTGTACCACCAGGCATGAACGGGCAGGCAGCCGAACTCAGTGAACGTGAGGAGGTAATCATCTGTAAGGAGTGTGCATGGACATCATAATAAAGTGTGCAGAGATGATACAAACCACTAGCTATGTGAACAGCATACCGATGGATTTATGGCAAGGTTTTGATTATATTTCTTAAGTCTCTCATGCTAAGGGAATTTAGCAGTGAATGTAAATAATAGTCCTTATTTAGTCGGAGGTTTTCTAGAGTATCCGTCATTCACTCACCGTGAGGCTCTGCCACTGTTCCTGACCAGTTGTTGACCAGCAACCCTTCTGCAGGAGCGGAAAGGCTCCCAATGATCACCTGTGATTGGAACTTGGCATCCCTGGGGATCTCCATTGGCTTCCAGGGATCCTTAAAGTGGACCTTCTCACAGGTTTGGTTATGGCGGAAGATTTGGTAAGCTATACCCTGAGAAGTTGTATAATAGACACATCGTCAGAATGCTTTTTATTTTTGGATGGAAATTGTCTTCACACTATATCATCATCCAGTACAACCCCCTGAATAACAATGATAATGTATAGAATATGTGTCTGTAAGATCAAACCTCTTTATAAAGAAGAAGGGTGTCTCTGTAGGTGGTGTGGTTGTCCTGGTCCAGAAGAAGTCGGAGGTGTACCCTCTCTTCAAAAGCATCATAAGAGAATTTCTCAACACCAAAAGTTTTCTCCTTGAGGATCGTCTGTTTGAATGTGTGATAGAAAATACACACATGATACCATTCAGAGATTATTTATAAAGAAAAGCATGCATATTTCATTTGAACATGAAAGATACAATATCAGGATATCTTTTAGTGCTCAtctcaattaaattaaatcaTACTGCAGTATATACACAGTAGCTCTTATTTATACAGCCAAATAAAATCACAGAATGGTCTTGGGTGCCGTAAAAACCTAGTACAAGTATGAGGAAGAATCTTTCAAAGGTAGTGGTTTGTAAAAAAAGACAACGTGTAGAGATTTCTCTGGTGAACTTGATATATTTTTAAAGACTTACCAGTGCCATACTGCCCTCGACCAAAGGTGGGGATTCTTTCATGTGAAAGACATACATTTGTCATATTGCAGTAATAAAAACAGGTAGAAAATGATTTCCCAAATAGAGATGCGATCTGGCATTCTTCATGCTATTTGCGTGTCTAGGCTATAGACAATATGTTTAGTGTTATTTGATTAACATTGTGGCGGTGCATTTAGTTGGTTATTCAAAAATTGTCTCAATAAGGAATTTTAGTTTTTCACACTTACTGCATGGATGAGGTCGTTCTGCCAAGCTCCCAACAGCCAGACACAGGCTGATGGAAAACAGAAGGTAGGCTTGCATGGTGTGGTTCTAAGGTTGGTCTAACGTGTGCAGTTGTAACGGCAGCAGCTTGCTCTCCTTCAGCGGTCCTCTCTGACTCACCCTCGTATTCAAGGGCTTCTTATACACACCTCTTTTAATCGAACTCCACCTCCATGTTTTCTCTCTCACTGAGAGAATGGTACAAGGCCAAGCAGAAGGTCATGTGCGAGTCATGAAACATCCATAAAATaagtagactgtgtgtgtgtgtgtgttttgtttgacaGAACATAAAACCATTCGAGGCTTACACATACAGGTGTCCCATGGACTAACAAAGTTAATTACCTTATCTAACCTAGGTACCATGACTGTGGCCCATCTCCTGTACACATTAACTCAAATAGACCCTAAAAGCAGCAAACAAGCATTTTTAGCAGTAATACTGTGCAATAGTGCCCACAGACATTCGGTGTCAACCTtcttcagtgtgtgtatgttaaatacaaatgtattaaagttgccaaataatacaaaacaataaaatgtACATGTACAAATAAAATTTAAAACTTTATCAAGCAGTTTTTTTTTATTGGTTTCAATTCTCACGAACACAatgcaacaacacagagttggaGAAAAAAAGTCAGTTTGAGAGTGCAAAACATGTCTTCCATTATGTTCTTGAGAATTGAaaccaatacaatacaatacaatacaacacaatacaatacacacaaacacagaaagtGCAATATCATGTCATCCTAGGGGCAATGAACTTTACAATTATAGCTGCTTGTGATAAACCAATACATGAATAAAGTCATACATAGTCGTATaccatttattttttaaagagaTGTGAGTATAAAACGTCATGTGGGCTTGATAAAGTCATTATGGTTTCACCATAGGACACTATTCTGTACAGTATGTCTATCTAGACAATGCATCGGAGCTACTCTCCTTTCAGATCCTTTCATCTATCTTCTTCATTGAAAGGTTTACCTTTAGGCAATACATTTATGTGATTAGTGGAatgtgtacactgagtatacaaaacattaagaacacctgctctttccatgacatagactgaccaggtgaacgcTATTATCCCTTATTTATGCCGGGGGGCTTAACTTGGCTGGCCAGGCACCTGTAGGCTGACttcagtcgtcagttgaacggtgtttcctccaacacattggtgcagccggcttccgggttaagcgggcgggtgtta
The Salvelinus fontinalis isolate EN_2023a chromosome 10, ASM2944872v1, whole genome shotgun sequence DNA segment above includes these coding regions:
- the epdl2 gene encoding ependymin produces the protein MQAYLLFSISLCLAVGSLAERPHPCKSPPLVEGSMALTILKEKTFGVEKFSYDAFEERVHLRLLLDQDNHTTYRDTLLLYKEGIAYQIFRHNQTCEKVHFKDPWKPMEIPRDAKFQSQVIIGSLSAPAEGLLVNNWSGTVAEPHDDYLLTFTEFGCLPVHAWWYNTERQTLLSLSFFDMVLGVEDPEVFNPPSFCDKAEPGNDAALTSFFDALI